The following are from one region of the Arachis duranensis cultivar V14167 chromosome 10, aradu.V14167.gnm2.J7QH, whole genome shotgun sequence genome:
- the LOC107469484 gene encoding putative serine/threonine-protein kinase-like protein CCR3: protein MMTPLSSSEILRLSAAVIFTLSLLIPTSHALGSGATLAVTDASDTVCGVVAGESTQRIECSRLGSQLVPAVPPNISFSTVSGGATFFCGLRSGNRTLLCWNTITTTNGTFTPKRLYNNDTVLLENLAVGETHVCATVVGAGTVTCWRTSKTFKSPSRSLQFSSISSGSGFSCGILKNSSQVRCWGETVISRVIENGFKNMSMWSIVAGGSHVCGLNSTGFLVCIGDNDNFGQLDVPKNEAWEFGELALGASHGCALRRLNGTGSVVCWGGDGNFTSEVTKGVSFEVIVSGSNFTCGLVTRNLSVLCWGPGWPNNNGSRFELPLPSVLPGPCVQSSCDNCGPYPDSQSLCSDSDSNICKPCWPPIQAPPAATVPSSLPPGPAPRQRSRSRTLTRGLLAFAIVGSVGAVAGICTIVYCLWNGVCFGKKKVHNSVQPTITRGSSTSSGVSNNSRNNSRPLSRTSTIMRQGSRIMRRQRSGTSSTKHPDRAEEFALAELIAATDNFSPENKIGAGSFGVVYRGKLVDGREVAIKRGETGSKLKKFQEKESAFQSELSFLSRLHHKHLVRLVGFCEEKEERLLVYDYMKNGALYDHLHAKNNVEKSSSVLNSWKMRIKIALDASRGIEYLHNYAVPSIIHRDIKSSNILLDANWTARVSDFGLSLMSPEPDRDHRPMKAAGTVGYIDPEYYGLNVITAKSDVYGFGVVLLELLTGKRAIFKNGEDGDTPMSVVDFAVPAILSEELAKILDPRVGPPDANEAEAVELMAKIAMLCVNLEGKDRPTISDIVTNLERALLLCEGSHHHDSNSSGIISIVSD from the coding sequence ATGATGACACCACTTTCCTCCTCCGAAATCCTTCGTCTCTCCGCCGCGGTGATATTCACGCTCTCTCTACTGATCCCCACTTCCCATGCTCTCGGCTCCGGCGCTACCCTTGCCGTCACCGACGCCTCCGACACCGTCTGCGGCGTCGTCGCGGGGGAATCCACCCAACGCATTGAGTGCTCCCGCCTCGGTAGTCAGCTTGTCCCCGCCGTTCCCCCTAACATCTCATTCTCCACCGTCTCCGGCGGCGCCACCTTCTTCTGCGGCCTCAGGTCCGGCAACCGCACCTTGCTCTGTTGGAacaccatcaccaccaccaacGGAACCTTCACACCAAAGAGACTCTACAACAACGACACTGTTCTATTGGAGAATCTCGCCGTCGGAGAAACCCACGTTTGCGCCACCGTGGTCGGCGCCGGAACCGTTACGTGCTGGAGAACCAGCAAAACGTTCAAGTCCCCATCTAGGTCTCTTCAATTCTCTTCAATCTCATCTGGGTCAGGATTCTCTTGCGGGATTCTGAAGAACAGTTCTCAAGTTCGATGTTGGGGTGAAACGGTAATTTCAAGAGTGATTGAAAATGGGTTTAAGAACATGTCTATGTGGAGCATTGTCGCTGGTGGTTCACACGTTTGTGGGTTGAATTCAACTGGATTTCTGGTTTGCATAGGGGACAACGACAATTTTGGGCAACTTGATGTTCCAAAAAATGAAGCTTGGGAATTTGGTGAATTAGCACTTGGTGCTAGCCATGGATGTGCTTTGAGAAGGTTGAATGGAACTGGAAGCGTTGTTTGTTGGGGTGGTGATGGTAATTTCACATCGGAAGTAACAAAAGGTGTTTCCTTCGAGGTAATTGTTTCTGGGTCTAACTTCACTTGTGGATTAGTGACACGTAATCTTAGTGTTCTTTGTTGGGGTCCTGGTTGGCCTAATAATAATGGTTCAAGATTTGAACTTCCATTGCCTAGTGTTCTTCCGGGTCCTTGTGTTCAATCCTCTTGTGATAATTGTGGTCCATATCCTGATTCTCAATCTCTGTGTTCCGATTCTGATAGCAACATTTGCAAGCCTTGTTGGCCTCCAATTCAAGCTCCACCAGCGGCAACGGTTCCATCTTCGCTGCCGCCGGGGCCTGCTCCTCGGCAGAGGTCGCGGTCGAGGACATTGACTAGGGGTTTATTGGCATTTGCTATTGTTGGATCAGTTGGTGCTGTTGCTGGAATTTGCACAATTGTTTATTGTTTGTGGAATGGTGTTTGTTTTGGGAAGAAGAAAGTGCACAATTCTGTGCAGCCAACAATCACAAGAGGTAGTAGTACTTCAAGTGGTGTTTCCAACAATAGTAGGAACAATAGCAGGCCTCTTTCGAGGACTTCCACGATTATGCGACAAGGTTCGAGGATAATGCGCCGCCAGAGGAGTGGCACCTCATCCACAAAACACCCTGATAGGGCTGAGGAATTCGCCTTGGCCGAGCTAATAGCTGCAACGGACAATTTCTCGCCTGAGAACAAGATTGGGGCTGGAAGCTTTGGAGTTGTGTACAGGGGAAAGCTTGTGGACGGCCGTGAGGTGGCGATCAAGAGGGGCGAAACTGGCTCTAAATTGAAGAAGTTTCAAGAGAAAGAAAGCGCGTTTCAGTCCGAATTGTCCTTTTTGTCGCGGCTACACCACAAGCACTTGGTTAGGCTAGTTGGTTTCTGTGAGGAGAAAGAGGAGAGGCTCTTGGTTTATGATTACATGAAGAATGGTGCATTGTATGATCATTTGCACGCCAAGAACAATGTGGAGAAGAGTAGCAGTGTCTTGAATTCGTGGAAAATGAGGATCAAAATCGCCTTGGACGCCTCTCGGGGGATAGAATATCTCCACAATTATGCGGTTCCATCCATAATCCATAGAGATATCAAGTCTTCCAACATCCTCCTCGATGCAAATTGGACTGCTAGAGTATCCGATTTTGGATTGTCTTTGATGAGTCCAGAGCCAGACCGTGATCATCGGCCGATGAAGGCAGCTGGAACGGTTGGATATATTGATCCTGAGTACTATGGCCTAAATGTGATAACGGCAAAGAGTGATGTCTACGGCTTTGGAGTAGTTCTTTTAGAACTATTAACCGGAAAGCGAGCGATATTCAAGAATGGCGAAGATGGCGACACACCAATGAGTGTGGTGGACTTCGCCGTGCCTGCAATTTTGAGTGAGGAATTGGCGAAGATTTTGGACCCTAGGGTTGGACCACCAGATGCAAATGAAGCTGAGGCAGTGGAATTGATGGCAAAGATTGCAATGCTTTGTGTGAATTTGGAAGGAAAAGATAGACCAACCATTTCTGATATTGTTACCAATTTAGAGCGTGCATTGCTTCTTTGTGAAGGTTCTCATCATCATGATAGCAATTCGAGTGGTATAATCTCCATTGTCTCAGATTGA